Within Longimicrobiaceae bacterium, the genomic segment GTGGACGAGGACGGGGCCGCGGAACGGGCCGCCGACACGTTCCGGGAGGAGCTGGCGGGTGTGGAACGGGAGCACCGTGTGACGATTTCCGTCGTGCCGGTCAGCGGCACGGACGTCCTGCGGCTCGCGCGGACCGACGACCCGTTCTGGCGAGAGATGCTGTCGGATGCGGTGGTCCTCCACGGGCGGAGGCCCGAAAGCCTGCTCTCGCGCCTGGAGTCGAGACAGCGTCCTGCTCCGCCAGCGGATGCGCACGATGGCTAGGCACACACCCTCGAAGCCGGCGGATCCGGGGGGCGCTCGCCGCCCCGCGCGAATCCCCTCCCGATCAGCGGCTCCGCACCTGGCGCCAGGCAGCGCGGGCTTCCGGCAGCACGGCCGGCACGGTGGCGAAGGTCAGTCCCGCCGCCACCAGGCACCAGCCGCAGAAGGTCCGGTGCTTCGTCCACTGGTCCACCGTCAGGCGCCCCGCCTGCAGCGCGTCGCCCATGACCTTCCCCGCCATGGCGAGCGGGATCCACGGCATCGTCTGCACCCGGTCCGTCCCACCCGTCGCCGCAAGCACCATCGTGGCCGCGTAGCTGGCGAAGCCCAGCACGGCGTCCGGTGCGTTCAGGTGCGCGTAGGCTTCCGACGAGGCGTCCACCTTGTCGGCGTTGAGCCGGGGGATCGGCGGCTCCGGGAGGTGGCGGACGATCCCCATCTGGTAGAGCGAGATCACGCCCATGCAGCCCGCCGCCCCGAGGGCGAGCCCGAGCACCCTCCGGCGGGCGCGAAGGTGCTCTCCATCTCCGGTCCGCAGCTCGTGGCTCAGCTCCGCTGGTTTCATGCGCTCTCCTCCAGGATCGGGTCGTCGGCCCCGGGTGGGATGCAAAATCCGTCCCCCG encodes:
- a CDS encoding vitamin K epoxide reductase family protein, which gives rise to MKPAELSHELRTGDGEHLRARRRVLGLALGAAGCMGVISLYQMGIVRHLPEPPIPRLNADKVDASSEAYAHLNAPDAVLGFASYAATMVLAATGGTDRVQTMPWIPLAMAGKVMGDALQAGRLTVDQWTKHRTFCGWCLVAAGLTFATVPAVLPEARAAWRQVRSR